The Paracoccus sediminicola genome has a segment encoding these proteins:
- the ychF gene encoding redox-regulated ATPase YchF yields MGFRMGIVGLPNVGKSTLFNALTRTAAAQAANFPFCTIEPNVGEVAVPDQRLDRLAGIAKSKQTIPTRITFVDIAGLVKGASKGEGLGNQFLANIREVDAIAHVLRCFEDGDVTHVEGRVDPLADAETIETELMIADLESLEKRLANLARKINAGDKQAKEDARLMNAAKEALEAGRPARTVEIAEDDRKAWTMLQLLTAKPVLYVCNVAEDEAATGNDYSAQVAKMAEEQGAGHVVISARIEEEISQLDAEEAEMFLGEMGLEEAGLDRLIRAGYELLGLQTYFTVGPKEARAWTIRQGTLAPAAAGVIHGDFERGFIRAETIAYDDYVAGNGEAGAREAGKLRVEGKGYEVKDGDVLHFLFNA; encoded by the coding sequence ATGGGTTTTCGCATGGGGATCGTCGGGCTGCCGAATGTCGGCAAGTCCACGCTGTTCAACGCGCTCACGCGCACCGCAGCCGCGCAGGCGGCAAATTTTCCTTTCTGCACCATCGAACCCAATGTGGGCGAGGTGGCGGTGCCGGATCAGCGGCTCGACAGGTTGGCAGGCATTGCCAAATCCAAGCAGACCATCCCGACCCGGATCACGTTCGTCGATATTGCGGGCCTCGTGAAAGGGGCCAGCAAGGGCGAGGGTCTGGGCAACCAGTTTCTTGCCAATATCCGCGAGGTGGACGCCATCGCCCATGTGCTGCGCTGCTTCGAGGACGGTGACGTCACCCATGTCGAGGGCCGCGTGGACCCGCTCGCCGACGCCGAGACCATCGAGACCGAGTTGATGATCGCCGATCTGGAAAGCCTCGAAAAGCGGCTGGCCAATCTCGCGCGGAAAATCAATGCGGGCGACAAGCAGGCCAAGGAAGATGCGCGGCTGATGAACGCGGCGAAAGAGGCGCTGGAGGCAGGCCGACCGGCACGCACGGTCGAGATCGCCGAGGATGACCGCAAGGCGTGGACCATGCTGCAATTGCTGACCGCGAAGCCGGTGCTCTATGTCTGCAACGTGGCTGAGGACGAGGCTGCGACCGGCAATGACTATTCGGCACAGGTCGCGAAGATGGCCGAAGAGCAGGGCGCGGGCCATGTCGTGATCTCGGCCAGGATCGAGGAAGAGATCAGCCAGCTCGACGCCGAGGAAGCCGAGATGTTCCTTGGCGAGATGGGGCTGGAAGAGGCCGGGCTGGACCGGCTGATCCGCGCCGGATACGAGCTGCTTGGGCTGCAGACATATTTCACCGTCGGCCCCAAGGAAGCCCGCGCCTGGACAATCCGGCAGGGCACGCTTGCCCCGGCAGCGGCGGGGGTGATCCACGGCGATTTCGAGCGCGGTTTCATCCGGGCCGAGACCATCGCCTATGACGACTATGTCGCCGGCAATGGCGAAGCGGGCGCGCGCGAGGCGGGCAAGCTGCGGGTCGAAGGCAAGGGCTACGAGGTCAAGGACGGCGACGTCCTGCATTTCCTCTTCAACGCCTGA
- a CDS encoding FdhF/YdeP family oxidoreductase, whose product MQDDTPHKPYKSPAGGWGAAAATAKVLIEQSVVRKGSRALLEMNQPGGFKCPSCAFPDPAHRKKLEFCENGVKALAHEATRHRITRDFFAQHSVSELSAQSDYWLEMQGRLTEPMRYDKASDHYVPVSWDDAFALIARHLNALDDPNRAEFYTSGRTPNEAAFLFSIFVREFGTNNFPDCANMCHEPTSRGLPASIGIGKGTVVMEDFDHTKAIFIFGQNTGTNSPRMMANLVEARKRGVPVVAVNPLPERALMRFADPQNPAHMATFQATDIATEFVHVKVGGDLALLKGIMRALFEADAAGEAVLDHDFITAHTHGIEALRDDILAQDWAKIVAASGIAEDQIRALARIYAASEASMFCYGMGLTQHQNSAELLQQLANLLLLRGNFGKRGAGIVPIRGHSNVQGDRTVGIDEKPTETYLDRVEQVFGFSPPRAHGHNVLECLYAMESGEARVFIGMGGNFIRAVPDTPRAEAAMRGMDLTVGIATKLNRGHLVHGSDALILPVVPRSEIIRTVKGEQFVTIEDAMCNVTASRGPLEPAAPDLLPEVEIVCRMAMATLPDSKLPWAEFIEDYDLIRDRIADVYPGLFKDFRSRIRAPEGFHLDVPPRRREWNTETGRANFLVFAGLDTDEPVAEEGMLRLATLRSHDQFNTTIYSHNDRYRGVRGDRMVLFMNAEDMAERGIAKGASVAVETISADNRSRRVAGLSAIAYPLPRGSVAGYFPELNPLMPFEHHDRMTGTPAAKSIPVRVAAAVRP is encoded by the coding sequence ATGCAAGACGACACACCGCACAAGCCCTATAAAAGCCCCGCCGGTGGCTGGGGCGCCGCCGCCGCAACGGCGAAAGTGCTGATTGAACAGAGCGTTGTCAGAAAAGGTTCGCGCGCCCTTCTGGAGATGAACCAGCCCGGCGGGTTCAAATGTCCGAGCTGCGCTTTTCCCGACCCGGCGCATCGCAAGAAGCTGGAATTCTGCGAGAACGGCGTCAAGGCGCTGGCTCACGAGGCGACGCGGCATCGCATCACCCGCGACTTTTTCGCGCAGCACAGCGTCTCCGAACTCTCCGCGCAGAGCGATTACTGGCTGGAGATGCAGGGGCGGCTGACCGAGCCGATGCGCTATGACAAGGCGAGCGATCATTATGTGCCGGTGTCATGGGATGACGCCTTTGCGTTGATCGCCCGTCATCTGAACGCGCTCGACGATCCGAACCGGGCAGAGTTCTATACGTCGGGCCGGACCCCGAACGAGGCGGCATTCCTGTTCTCGATCTTCGTGCGCGAATTCGGGACCAATAACTTCCCCGACTGCGCCAATATGTGCCACGAGCCGACCAGCCGGGGCCTGCCCGCCTCGATCGGGATCGGCAAGGGCACGGTGGTGATGGAAGATTTCGATCACACGAAGGCGATCTTTATCTTCGGGCAGAATACCGGGACCAACTCGCCCCGCATGATGGCCAATCTGGTCGAGGCGCGCAAAAGGGGTGTGCCGGTGGTGGCGGTCAATCCGCTGCCGGAACGCGCGTTGATGCGGTTCGCCGATCCGCAGAACCCCGCACATATGGCGACGTTTCAGGCGACCGACATCGCGACGGAGTTCGTTCATGTGAAGGTCGGCGGCGATCTGGCCCTGCTGAAGGGCATCATGCGGGCGCTGTTCGAAGCCGATGCGGCGGGCGAGGCGGTGCTGGATCACGATTTCATCACCGCGCACACCCACGGGATCGAGGCGCTGAGGGACGACATTCTGGCGCAGGACTGGGCCAAGATCGTCGCCGCTTCGGGCATCGCGGAAGATCAGATCCGCGCGCTGGCCCGGATCTATGCCGCCTCGGAAGCCTCGATGTTCTGCTACGGCATGGGGCTGACCCAGCATCAGAACAGTGCCGAGCTGTTGCAACAACTGGCCAATCTGCTGCTGCTGCGCGGCAATTTCGGCAAGCGGGGTGCGGGGATCGTGCCCATTCGCGGTCACTCCAACGTGCAGGGCGATCGCACCGTCGGAATCGACGAGAAGCCGACCGAGACCTATCTGGATCGGGTCGAGCAGGTGTTCGGCTTTTCGCCGCCGCGCGCGCATGGCCACAACGTGCTTGAATGCCTCTATGCGATGGAATCCGGCGAGGCACGGGTCTTCATCGGCATGGGCGGCAACTTCATCCGCGCGGTGCCCGACACGCCCCGCGCCGAAGCGGCGATGCGCGGCATGGATCTGACCGTTGGCATTGCCACCAAGCTGAATCGCGGGCATCTCGTGCATGGCTCCGACGCGCTGATCCTGCCGGTGGTGCCGCGATCCGAAATCATCCGCACCGTCAAGGGTGAGCAATTCGTCACGATCGAGGATGCGATGTGCAATGTCACGGCCTCGCGCGGCCCGCTGGAACCGGCGGCCCCGGATCTGCTGCCCGAGGTCGAGATCGTTTGCCGCATGGCCATGGCGACGCTGCCCGACAGCAAGCTGCCCTGGGCCGAGTTCATCGAGGATTACGACCTGATCCGCGACCGGATCGCGGATGTCTATCCGGGACTCTTCAAGGATTTCCGCAGCCGGATCAGGGCGCCGGAAGGGTTTCATCTGGATGTGCCGCCGCGCCGCCGGGAATGGAACACCGAGACAGGGCGGGCGAATTTTCTTGTCTTTGCCGGGCTCGATACCGATGAGCCGGTCGCCGAAGAAGGCATGCTGAGGCTGGCGACTCTGCGCTCGCATGACCAGTTCAATACGACCATCTACAGCCATAACGACAGGTATCGCGGGGTCCGGGGCGACCGAATGGTGCTGTTCATGAATGCCGAGGACATGGCAGAGCGGGGCATCGCCAAGGGCGCCTCTGTGGCGGTCGAGACGATCAGCGCCGACAACCGGTCTCGGCGCGTCGCAGGGCTGAGCGCCATTGCCTATCCGCTGCCGCGCGGCTCGGTCGCCGGATATTTCCCCGAGCTGAACCCGTTAATGCCGTTCGAGCATCATGACCGCATGACCGGGACTCCTGCGGCGAAGTCGATCCCGGTGCGGGTGGCGGCGGCGGTCCGGCCCTGA
- a CDS encoding pirin family protein: MSWNPTLTPGNPDEIGLDAIETVIVPRARDLGGFEVKRALPAPQRQMVGPFIFFDQAGPAEFLTGEGIDVRPHPHIGLGTVTYLYQGDFHHRDSIGTDQVILPGAVNWMVAGKGVTHSERTSAQARRGPHSLFGIQTWIALPEEREEMEPIFEHHGKTELPHFEAEGIEARLILGHAYGAQAPATLYSDTFYLDVTLAPGARFPLPDDHEDRGIYVTQGSITVAGDEFEAGRMMIFRPGDRITVAAGPQGARLMALGGATMNGPRYIWWNFVASSRDKIRHAREEWRAANWGEGQFDLPVDDKQEYVPAPEVIRGSGAAQKRD, from the coding sequence ATGAGCTGGAATCCCACCCTGACACCCGGCAATCCCGACGAAATCGGGCTCGACGCCATCGAGACGGTGATCGTGCCCCGTGCCCGCGATCTTGGCGGCTTCGAGGTCAAGCGCGCCCTGCCCGCTCCGCAGCGGCAGATGGTGGGGCCGTTCATCTTCTTCGATCAGGCCGGCCCGGCAGAGTTCCTGACCGGCGAAGGCATCGACGTGCGCCCGCATCCGCATATCGGGCTGGGGACTGTGACCTATCTTTATCAGGGCGATTTCCACCATCGTGACAGTATCGGCACCGATCAGGTGATCCTGCCGGGCGCGGTGAACTGGATGGTCGCGGGTAAGGGTGTGACCCATTCCGAACGCACCTCTGCCCAGGCGCGGCGCGGGCCGCATAGCCTGTTCGGCATTCAGACCTGGATCGCCCTGCCAGAAGAGCGCGAAGAGATGGAGCCGATCTTCGAACATCACGGCAAGACCGAACTGCCGCATTTCGAGGCTGAGGGGATCGAGGCGCGGCTGATCCTCGGCCACGCCTACGGCGCGCAAGCCCCGGCGACGTTATATTCGGACACATTCTATCTCGATGTGACGCTCGCCCCCGGGGCGCGCTTCCCCCTGCCGGACGATCACGAGGATCGCGGCATCTATGTCACGCAAGGCTCGATCACGGTTGCGGGGGACGAATTCGAGGCGGGAAGGATGATGATTTTCCGCCCCGGCGACCGCATCACCGTCGCCGCCGGCCCGCAAGGCGCGCGGCTGATGGCGCTTGGCGGGGCGACGATGAACGGCCCGCGCTATATCTGGTGGAATTTCGTCGCCTCGAGCCGCGACAAGATCCGCCACGCCCGCGAGGAATGGCGCGCAGCGAATTGGGGCGAAGGCCAGTTCGATCTGCCGGTGGACGACAAGCAGGAATATGTCCCCGCGCCAGAGGTGATACGCGGCAGTGGCGCGGCCCAGAAACGAGACTGA
- a CDS encoding LLM class flavin-dependent oxidoreductase, whose protein sequence is MKKIGFLSFGHWSPERGSQVKTASDVLTQSIELAVEAEKLGIDGAYYRVHHFARQLASPFPLLAAVGARTSSIEIGTGVIDMRYENPLYMVEDAGAADLISGGRLQLGISRGSPEQVIDGWRYFGYQPREDEDHAAMARRHAAVFLKQLEGEGFAQPNPQPMFPNPPGLLRLEPHAPGLRERIWWGAASDATARWAAEMGMNLQSSTLKTDETGEPFHIQQANQIRAYREAWKAAGHEREPRVSVSRSIFALMTPEDRMYFGRGGKEQDQVGIIDRTRSIFGRGYADEPDKLIEQLLADEGIAEADTLLLTVPNMLGVEYNVHVLDSILRHVAPALGWR, encoded by the coding sequence ATGAAGAAGATTGGTTTTCTGTCCTTTGGCCACTGGTCGCCAGAGCGCGGCTCTCAGGTCAAGACCGCCTCGGACGTGCTCACCCAGTCGATCGAGCTGGCCGTCGAGGCCGAGAAGCTTGGCATCGACGGGGCCTATTACCGCGTCCATCATTTTGCCCGTCAGCTCGCCTCGCCATTCCCGCTTCTGGCGGCGGTCGGGGCGCGGACCTCGTCGATCGAGATCGGCACGGGCGTGATCGACATGCGCTATGAAAATCCGCTCTATATGGTCGAGGATGCCGGCGCGGCGGATCTGATCTCGGGCGGGCGGTTGCAGCTGGGGATCAGCCGGGGCTCGCCAGAGCAGGTGATCGATGGCTGGCGCTATTTCGGCTATCAGCCGCGCGAAGATGAAGATCACGCCGCGATGGCCCGCCGTCATGCGGCGGTGTTCCTGAAACAGCTCGAAGGCGAAGGCTTCGCACAGCCCAACCCGCAGCCGATGTTCCCGAACCCGCCCGGATTGCTGCGCCTGGAACCGCATGCGCCGGGTCTCCGCGAGCGGATCTGGTGGGGCGCGGCCTCGGACGCCACGGCACGTTGGGCCGCTGAGATGGGGATGAACCTGCAAAGCTCGACGCTCAAAACCGACGAGACGGGCGAGCCGTTCCATATTCAGCAAGCCAATCAGATCCGCGCCTATCGCGAGGCGTGGAAGGCGGCGGGGCATGAGCGCGAGCCGCGCGTTTCGGTGAGCCGGTCGATCTTTGCGCTGATGACGCCCGAAGACCGGATGTATTTCGGACGCGGCGGGAAAGAGCAGGATCAGGTCGGGATCATCGACCGGACCCGCTCGATCTTCGGGCGCGGCTATGCCGACGAGCCTGACAAGCTGATCGAGCAGCTACTTGCGGATGAGGGCATCGCAGAGGCCGACACGCTGCTTTTGACGGTGCCGAACATGCTGGGCGTCGAATATAACGTGCATGTGCTCGACAGTATCCTGCGCCATGTCGCGCCTGCGCTCGGCTGGCGCTGA
- a CDS encoding DUF192 domain-containing protein, which yields MAMNARQLASLMLAVLPLPLWAAPQCDPGQAIFPDADVSVAVEIADDPGERAQGLMNREELAPDSGMLFIYESPREASFWMKNTLIPLDMIFMDETGTIRHIHENAQPRDLTPIPGATPDDPDPERLMVLEVDGGDAARLGLKIGMAMAHPRLDPDLAAAPCQ from the coding sequence ATGGCCATGAATGCCCGCCAGCTCGCGTCGCTTATGCTGGCGGTGTTGCCGCTGCCGCTTTGGGCGGCGCCGCAATGCGATCCGGGGCAGGCCATCTTTCCCGACGCCGATGTGAGCGTCGCGGTCGAGATCGCCGATGACCCTGGCGAGCGTGCGCAGGGCCTGATGAACCGAGAAGAGCTGGCCCCCGACTCGGGCATGTTGTTCATCTATGAATCCCCGCGTGAGGCGTCGTTCTGGATGAAGAACACGCTGATACCGCTGGATATGATCTTCATGGATGAGACCGGCACGATCCGGCATATCCACGAAAACGCGCAGCCGCGTGATCTGACCCCGATTCCCGGCGCCACGCCCGACGACCCCGACCCCGAGCGGCTGATGGTGCTGGAGGTGGATGGCGGCGATGCCGCGCGTCTGGGGCTGAAAATCGGTATGGCGATGGCGCATCCGCGGCTCGATCCGGATCTTGCCGCCGCGCCGTGCCAATAG
- a CDS encoding cold-shock protein, with product MTIADDSLVTEVSGSIKWFDPARGFGFIISDEVGPDILLHTNVLRNFGQGSVADRARITALVQHTARGLQAVKIVSIEPPEGDGGPPISDLADTPPEKLAELPFLPARVKWFDKSKGFGFANIFGQSGDVFLHCEVLRHSGLSDLGVGEAVALRVVDGRRGLMAAQIAPWEKGSSAAEDEAEMEDKG from the coding sequence ATGACGATAGCAGACGACAGTTTGGTTACCGAGGTCAGCGGGTCGATAAAGTGGTTCGATCCTGCACGCGGATTCGGCTTCATCATCAGCGATGAGGTCGGGCCGGACATTCTGCTGCACACCAATGTCCTGCGGAATTTCGGACAGGGTTCGGTGGCTGACAGGGCGCGGATCACCGCGCTTGTCCAGCACACCGCGCGCGGGCTGCAGGCAGTGAAGATTGTGTCAATCGAGCCGCCGGAAGGCGATGGCGGGCCGCCGATCAGCGACCTGGCCGATACACCGCCCGAAAAGCTCGCCGAGCTGCCTTTCCTTCCGGCTCGGGTCAAATGGTTTGACAAATCGAAGGGCTTCGGTTTCGCCAATATCTTCGGTCAGTCGGGCGATGTCTTTCTGCATTGCGAGGTGCTGCGGCACTCGGGTCTTTCCGATCTCGGCGTGGGCGAGGCCGTCGCCTTGCGGGTCGTCGACGGAAGGCGCGGCTTGATGGCGGCGCAGATCGCACCCTGGGAGAAGGGCAGCAGCGCCGCCGAAGACGAGGCAGAGATGGAAGACAAAGGCTGA
- the pdxH gene encoding pyridoxamine 5'-phosphate oxidase has translation MSAREGIFAGDDPFGIARQWLSEAEASEPNDPSAIALATVDENGMPDARMVLLKEIESHGNGDGAFLFYTNYGSSKSRQIAATGKAAFVMHWKSLRRQIRVRGTVTREEGEQADDYFASRALESRIGAWASRQSQPIESRDALLREVRAQETRQGTNPARPQFWGGFRISPLEIEFWGDGAFRLHDRFRWTKTASSADSPKAGQTTWKVERLSP, from the coding sequence ATGAGCGCGCGCGAGGGGATATTCGCCGGCGACGATCCGTTCGGGATCGCACGGCAATGGCTGAGCGAGGCCGAGGCCTCGGAACCCAACGATCCGAGCGCCATCGCGCTGGCGACGGTGGATGAAAACGGGATGCCAGATGCCCGCATGGTGCTGCTGAAGGAAATCGAGTCGCATGGCAATGGCGACGGCGCTTTCCTGTTTTATACGAATTACGGCAGCAGCAAATCGCGCCAGATCGCGGCGACCGGGAAGGCTGCCTTCGTGATGCACTGGAAATCGCTGCGCCGCCAGATCCGGGTGCGTGGCACGGTGACCCGTGAAGAGGGTGAACAAGCTGATGACTACTTTGCGAGCCGGGCGCTTGAGAGCCGCATCGGGGCCTGGGCATCACGGCAGAGCCAGCCAATCGAATCGCGGGACGCGCTGCTGCGTGAGGTTCGGGCCCAGGAGACCCGCCAAGGCACCAACCCAGCGCGACCGCAATTCTGGGGAGGGTTCCGGATCTCGCCTCTAGAAATCGAGTTCTGGGGTGACGGCGCGTTTCGCTTGCATGATCGCTTCCGTTGGACCAAAACGGCATCCTCAGCCGACTCGCCTAAGGCTGGGCAAACCACTTGGAAAGTGGAGCGATTGTCTCCGTAG
- the fabI gene encoding enoyl-ACP reductase FabI, giving the protein MSSSEGQGLMSGRRGLIMGLANDKSIAWGIAKALSDQGAEIALSYQGEAMKKRAEPLARELGSTQLFDCDVTDEETVARMFEALAQEWGKLDFLVHAIGYSDKSQLRGRYAETTRDNFLKTMDVSVYSFTMAARHAAALMEAGGSMVTLTYYGAERVMPHYNVMGVAKSALEASVRYLAEDFGKDGIRVNAISAGPIKTLAASGIGDFRYILKWNELNSPLRRNVTQDEVGGSALYLLSDLGSGVTGETHHVDAGYHLVGMKAVDAPDIDVVSGRKDG; this is encoded by the coding sequence ATGTCAAGCAGCGAAGGCCAAGGGCTGATGTCGGGGCGGCGCGGACTCATCATGGGTCTGGCCAACGACAAGTCGATTGCCTGGGGAATCGCCAAGGCGCTCTCCGATCAGGGGGCAGAGATCGCGCTCTCGTATCAGGGCGAGGCGATGAAGAAGCGGGCCGAGCCGCTGGCCCGCGAATTGGGCAGCACTCAGCTTTTCGATTGCGATGTCACCGACGAGGAAACGGTCGCCCGGATGTTCGAGGCGCTGGCGCAGGAATGGGGCAAGCTCGACTTTCTCGTCCACGCCATCGGCTATTCGGACAAGAGCCAGCTTCGCGGACGCTACGCCGAAACAACGCGCGACAACTTCCTGAAAACGATGGATGTTTCTGTCTATTCCTTCACCATGGCCGCACGTCACGCGGCAGCGCTGATGGAGGCAGGCGGGAGCATGGTCACATTGACTTATTATGGCGCCGAACGTGTCATGCCGCATTACAATGTCATGGGCGTTGCCAAGTCCGCGCTCGAGGCATCGGTCCGTTATCTCGCCGAGGATTTCGGCAAGGACGGCATCCGCGTCAACGCGATCAGTGCCGGGCCGATCAAGACGCTCGCCGCATCCGGGATCGGGGATTTCCGCTATATCCTGAAATGGAACGAGTTGAACTCGCCGTTGCGGCGGAATGTCACACAGGACGAGGTCGGCGGCTCCGCGCTGTATCTGCTGTCCGATCTGGGCAGCGGCGTCACCGGCGAGACGCATCACGTCGATGCAGGCTATCATCTGGTCGGCATGAAAGCCGTCGATGCGCCGGATATCGACGTGGTGTCGGGGCGCAAGGACGGCTGA
- a CDS encoding LysE family translocator, with amino-acid sequence MRRISTWCRGARTADLDGLQPYLALIGLITVALLSPGPAIVAAIQTSFSRGRDIALPFGLGLALGASLWCLFALAGLALIFETHPQIYHGVKILGGIYIGWIAFQLWRSAPDPLPEAAEKRFGRGFMGGVLLNLANPKPALFYATLILQLFPGELTLPRQASIYATALSTELFWYAVVTIGMSTAGPRRRYFGAKFWIDRTAALTLFVLAALLIFKN; translated from the coding sequence ATGCGCCGGATATCGACGTGGTGTCGGGGCGCAAGGACGGCTGATCTGGACGGGCTGCAACCCTATCTGGCGCTGATCGGGCTGATAACGGTCGCATTGCTGTCGCCGGGACCGGCCATCGTCGCCGCGATCCAGACCTCTTTTTCGCGCGGGCGGGATATCGCCCTGCCCTTCGGGCTGGGGCTTGCGCTCGGCGCCTCGCTCTGGTGCCTCTTTGCGCTGGCCGGGCTGGCGCTGATCTTCGAGACGCATCCGCAGATCTATCACGGCGTGAAGATCCTCGGCGGCATCTATATCGGCTGGATCGCCTTCCAGCTTTGGCGCAGCGCGCCCGATCCGCTGCCGGAGGCCGCCGAGAAGCGCTTCGGGCGCGGATTCATGGGCGGGGTGCTGCTGAATCTCGCCAATCCCAAGCCGGCGCTGTTCTATGCCACGCTCATCCTGCAACTTTTCCCCGGTGAACTGACCCTGCCCCGCCAGGCCTCGATTTACGCAACGGCACTCTCGACCGAGCTGTTCTGGTACGCGGTGGTGACGATTGGCATGTCGACAGCGGGGCCGCGGCGGCGCTATTTTGGCGCGAAATTCTGGATCGACCGGACTGCGGCGCTGACGCTGTTCGTGCTGGCCGCGCTGCTGATCTTCAAGAACTGA
- the gpt gene encoding xanthine phosphoribosyltransferase: protein MTDKDRLPHEKGFHVSWDQLHRDARALAWRLDGTDWRAVVAVTRGGMVPAMIVARELDIRTIDTISVKSYRGVAASAGQGDLQVLKEPDAGLMKDGEDILVVDDLVDSGRTLELIRDMYPKAHFATVYAKPKGKPMVQSYVTEVSQDTWIFFPWDMALQYVRPYRGDD, encoded by the coding sequence ATGACCGATAAAGACCGCCTCCCGCATGAAAAGGGATTCCATGTCAGCTGGGATCAGCTGCACCGAGACGCCCGCGCACTTGCCTGGCGGCTTGACGGCACGGACTGGCGCGCAGTGGTGGCGGTGACACGCGGCGGCATGGTCCCGGCGATGATTGTCGCGCGTGAGCTGGATATCCGCACCATCGACACGATCTCTGTCAAATCCTATCGCGGTGTGGCGGCCTCGGCGGGTCAGGGCGATCTACAGGTGCTGAAGGAACCGGATGCCGGGCTGATGAAGGATGGCGAGGACATTCTCGTCGTCGACGATCTGGTGGATTCGGGCCGCACGCTCGAACTGATCCGCGATATGTATCCCAAGGCGCATTTCGCCACCGTCTATGCCAAGCCCAAGGGCAAGCCGATGGTGCAGAGCTATGTGACCGAAGTCAGTCAGGACACATGGATCTTTTTCCCGTGGGACATGGCGCTGCAATATGTGCGGCCCTATCGCGGCGACGACTGA
- a CDS encoding PRC-barrel domain-containing protein, giving the protein MRKILLTTALVLPLSGFAIAQEADNAAEEAVENTAQATENAAEATADAAGDAADAASDAAGNAADAASDAAGDAADAAGDAADAAGEAADDAADATENAAEDAAASADNAADEAADAADAAGDEAADAMDAETTEADAAETETMEAETMEADTMEADAEAVDAEAAAEDAEEAALEAEMANSDKIAREQSMNELRVDWITGASVTSPDGDSIGDVNDLILDTENGSMIAAIIGVGGFLGIGEKQIAVPWDQLTVNYDAEEITTELTQEEAEAAPEYVFREREAAPAPAPAAGDAGMEGDAAMETAPEADAAMEAETETEAETTQ; this is encoded by the coding sequence ATGCGTAAGATTCTTTTGACCACTGCTCTGGTGCTGCCGCTGTCCGGTTTCGCCATCGCTCAGGAAGCCGATAATGCTGCTGAAGAGGCGGTCGAAAACACGGCGCAGGCGACGGAAAACGCCGCTGAAGCCACCGCCGACGCTGCCGGTGACGCTGCCGACGCGGCCAGCGACGCTGCCGGTAACGCTGCTGATGCGGCCAGCGATGCTGCGGGTGATGCGGCTGACGCGGCAGGCGACGCGGCTGATGCGGCGGGTGAAGCTGCTGACGACGCCGCCGACGCGACCGAAAACGCCGCCGAAGACGCGGCTGCATCGGCCGATAATGCGGCGGATGAGGCCGCCGACGCCGCGGACGCAGCCGGCGACGAGGCTGCCGACGCTATGGACGCCGAGACGACCGAGGCCGATGCCGCTGAAACGGAAACCATGGAAGCTGAAACCATGGAAGCCGACACCATGGAGGCCGACGCCGAAGCCGTTGACGCGGAAGCTGCTGCCGAAGACGCTGAAGAGGCCGCTCTGGAAGCCGAAATGGCGAATAGCGACAAGATCGCTCGCGAGCAGTCGATGAACGAGCTGCGCGTTGACTGGATCACCGGCGCTTCGGTGACGTCGCCCGATGGCGACAGCATCGGCGATGTGAACGACCTGATCCTCGACACCGAAAATGGCTCCATGATCGCTGCGATCATCGGCGTTGGCGGTTTCCTCGGGATCGGTGAAAAGCAGATTGCCGTGCCGTGGGATCAGCTGACCGTCAATTATGACGCGGAAGAGATCACCACCGAGCTGACGCAGGAAGAGGCCGAAGCCGCGCCGGAATACGTGTTCCGCGAGCGTGAGGCGGCCCCTGCCCCGGCACCGGCCGCAGGTGACGCTGGTATGGAAGGCGACGCCGCCATGGAGACCGCACCGGAAGCCGATGCGGCCATGGAAGCCGAGACGGAAACCGAAGCGGAAACCACCCAGTAA